A window of Odocoileus virginianus isolate 20LAN1187 ecotype Illinois chromosome 22, Ovbor_1.2, whole genome shotgun sequence contains these coding sequences:
- the INO80C gene encoding INO80 complex subunit C isoform X2 — MAAQIPIVATTSTPGIARNSKKRPASPSHNGSSTGGYSAGKKKKVSASGFAQGISMDGVSENKMVPSDFSTGPMEKAAKPLPFKDPNFVHSGHGGAVAGKKNRTWKNLKQILASERALPWQLNDPNYFSIDAPPSFKPAKKYSDVSGLLANYTDPQSKLRFSTIEEFSYIRRLPSDVVTGYLALRKATSIVP, encoded by the exons ATGGCGGCCCAGATTCCCATTGTGGCCACCACGTCCACTCCGGGGATAGCCCGGAACAGCAAGAAAAGGCCGGCCAGTCCTTCCCACAACGGCAGCAGCACCGGCGGCTACAGCGCCGGCAAGAAGAAAAAGGTGTCCGCCTCCGGCTTTGCGCAG GGTATCAGCATGGATGGTGTGAGTGAGAATAAGATGGTGCCCTCTGATTTTAGCACAGGACCCATGGAGAAAGCTGCCAAACCTCTGCCATTTAAGGATCCCAACTTTGTG CATTCGGGCcatggtggtgcagtggctggcAAGAAGAACAGAACCTGGAAGAACCTGAAACAGATCCTGGCTTCTGAAAGGGCATTGCCATGGCAACTGAATGATCCCAACT atTTCAGTATTGATGCTCCTCCATCCTTTAAACCAGCTAAGAAGTATTCTGATGTTTCAGGTCTTCTT GCCAACTACACGGACCCGCAGAGCAAGCTGCGCTTCAGCACCATCGAAGAGTTCTCCTACATCCGACGGCTGCCGTCTGACGTGGTCACGGGCTACCTGGCCCTGAGGAAAGCCACGAGCATCGTTCCCTGA
- the INO80C gene encoding INO80 complex subunit C isoform X4, whose translation MHNGISMDGVSENKMVPSDFSTGPMEKAAKPLPFKDPNFVHSGHGGAVAGKKNRTWKNLKQILASERALPWQLNDPNYFSIDAPPSFKPAKKYSDVSGLLANYTDPQSKLRFSTIEEFSYIRRLPSDVVTGYLALRKATSIVP comes from the exons ATGCACAAT GGTATCAGCATGGATGGTGTGAGTGAGAATAAGATGGTGCCCTCTGATTTTAGCACAGGACCCATGGAGAAAGCTGCCAAACCTCTGCCATTTAAGGATCCCAACTTTGTG CATTCGGGCcatggtggtgcagtggctggcAAGAAGAACAGAACCTGGAAGAACCTGAAACAGATCCTGGCTTCTGAAAGGGCATTGCCATGGCAACTGAATGATCCCAACT atTTCAGTATTGATGCTCCTCCATCCTTTAAACCAGCTAAGAAGTATTCTGATGTTTCAGGTCTTCTT GCCAACTACACGGACCCGCAGAGCAAGCTGCGCTTCAGCACCATCGAAGAGTTCTCCTACATCCGACGGCTGCCGTCTGACGTGGTCACGGGCTACCTGGCCCTGAGGAAAGCCACGAGCATCGTTCCCTGA
- the INO80C gene encoding INO80 complex subunit C isoform X3: protein MVKPDVQGISMDGVSENKMVPSDFSTGPMEKAAKPLPFKDPNFVHSGHGGAVAGKKNRTWKNLKQILASERALPWQLNDPNYFSIDAPPSFKPAKKYSDVSGLLANYTDPQSKLRFSTIEEFSYIRRLPSDVVTGYLALRKATSIVP from the exons ATGGTGAAGCCGGATGTCCAG GGTATCAGCATGGATGGTGTGAGTGAGAATAAGATGGTGCCCTCTGATTTTAGCACAGGACCCATGGAGAAAGCTGCCAAACCTCTGCCATTTAAGGATCCCAACTTTGTG CATTCGGGCcatggtggtgcagtggctggcAAGAAGAACAGAACCTGGAAGAACCTGAAACAGATCCTGGCTTCTGAAAGGGCATTGCCATGGCAACTGAATGATCCCAACT atTTCAGTATTGATGCTCCTCCATCCTTTAAACCAGCTAAGAAGTATTCTGATGTTTCAGGTCTTCTT GCCAACTACACGGACCCGCAGAGCAAGCTGCGCTTCAGCACCATCGAAGAGTTCTCCTACATCCGACGGCTGCCGTCTGACGTGGTCACGGGCTACCTGGCCCTGAGGAAAGCCACGAGCATCGTTCCCTGA
- the INO80C gene encoding INO80 complex subunit C isoform X5: protein MCVGISMDGVSENKMVPSDFSTGPMEKAAKPLPFKDPNFVHSGHGGAVAGKKNRTWKNLKQILASERALPWQLNDPNYFSIDAPPSFKPAKKYSDVSGLLANYTDPQSKLRFSTIEEFSYIRRLPSDVVTGYLALRKATSIVP from the exons ATGTGTGTT GGTATCAGCATGGATGGTGTGAGTGAGAATAAGATGGTGCCCTCTGATTTTAGCACAGGACCCATGGAGAAAGCTGCCAAACCTCTGCCATTTAAGGATCCCAACTTTGTG CATTCGGGCcatggtggtgcagtggctggcAAGAAGAACAGAACCTGGAAGAACCTGAAACAGATCCTGGCTTCTGAAAGGGCATTGCCATGGCAACTGAATGATCCCAACT atTTCAGTATTGATGCTCCTCCATCCTTTAAACCAGCTAAGAAGTATTCTGATGTTTCAGGTCTTCTT GCCAACTACACGGACCCGCAGAGCAAGCTGCGCTTCAGCACCATCGAAGAGTTCTCCTACATCCGACGGCTGCCGTCTGACGTGGTCACGGGCTACCTGGCCCTGAGGAAAGCCACGAGCATCGTTCCCTGA
- the INO80C gene encoding INO80 complex subunit C isoform X1 produces MAAQIPIVATTSTPGIARNSKKRPASPSHNGSSTGGYSAGKKKKVSASGFAQGIFLTQGWNPSLLHWQGISMDGVSENKMVPSDFSTGPMEKAAKPLPFKDPNFVHSGHGGAVAGKKNRTWKNLKQILASERALPWQLNDPNYFSIDAPPSFKPAKKYSDVSGLLANYTDPQSKLRFSTIEEFSYIRRLPSDVVTGYLALRKATSIVP; encoded by the exons ATGGCGGCCCAGATTCCCATTGTGGCCACCACGTCCACTCCGGGGATAGCCCGGAACAGCAAGAAAAGGCCGGCCAGTCCTTCCCACAACGGCAGCAGCACCGGCGGCTACAGCGCCGGCAAGAAGAAAAAGGTGTCCGCCTCCGGCTTTGCGCAG gggatcttcctgacccagggatggaacccgagccttctgcattggcaa GGTATCAGCATGGATGGTGTGAGTGAGAATAAGATGGTGCCCTCTGATTTTAGCACAGGACCCATGGAGAAAGCTGCCAAACCTCTGCCATTTAAGGATCCCAACTTTGTG CATTCGGGCcatggtggtgcagtggctggcAAGAAGAACAGAACCTGGAAGAACCTGAAACAGATCCTGGCTTCTGAAAGGGCATTGCCATGGCAACTGAATGATCCCAACT atTTCAGTATTGATGCTCCTCCATCCTTTAAACCAGCTAAGAAGTATTCTGATGTTTCAGGTCTTCTT GCCAACTACACGGACCCGCAGAGCAAGCTGCGCTTCAGCACCATCGAAGAGTTCTCCTACATCCGACGGCTGCCGTCTGACGTGGTCACGGGCTACCTGGCCCTGAGGAAAGCCACGAGCATCGTTCCCTGA
- the INO80C gene encoding INO80 complex subunit C isoform X6, giving the protein MDGVSENKMVPSDFSTGPMEKAAKPLPFKDPNFVHSGHGGAVAGKKNRTWKNLKQILASERALPWQLNDPNYFSIDAPPSFKPAKKYSDVSGLLANYTDPQSKLRFSTIEEFSYIRRLPSDVVTGYLALRKATSIVP; this is encoded by the exons ATGGATGGTGTGAGTGAGAATAAGATGGTGCCCTCTGATTTTAGCACAGGACCCATGGAGAAAGCTGCCAAACCTCTGCCATTTAAGGATCCCAACTTTGTG CATTCGGGCcatggtggtgcagtggctggcAAGAAGAACAGAACCTGGAAGAACCTGAAACAGATCCTGGCTTCTGAAAGGGCATTGCCATGGCAACTGAATGATCCCAACT atTTCAGTATTGATGCTCCTCCATCCTTTAAACCAGCTAAGAAGTATTCTGATGTTTCAGGTCTTCTT GCCAACTACACGGACCCGCAGAGCAAGCTGCGCTTCAGCACCATCGAAGAGTTCTCCTACATCCGACGGCTGCCGTCTGACGTGGTCACGGGCTACCTGGCCCTGAGGAAAGCCACGAGCATCGTTCCCTGA